A single window of Candidatus Rhabdochlamydia oedothoracis DNA harbors:
- a CDS encoding aminotransferase class IV — protein MNQPIYYINGNYVPESEAKLSVFDLSILRGFGVFDYLRTYKKRLFHLWDHLERLSYSAENLRLKIPCSLEEIAKIIDSLIALNHLEEAGIKILVTGGISPDQFTPQTASLIVLVFALTKYPKCFYTKGISAITTSLARSFPKLKTTQYIPAIVTLHTNHQAKEAIYLNQDRELLEATTSNFFCFKKNTLYTCNSDEILLGITREIILKLAASKFPIQFFPITYEELPTVDEAFITSSNKEIMPIVKIDHHPIGTGKVGIKTKELIQAFKKYTQQPEWAALSIPRHNVNK, from the coding sequence ATGAACCAACCTATTTATTATATAAATGGTAACTATGTACCAGAAAGCGAAGCCAAGCTTTCTGTTTTTGATCTCTCTATTCTAAGAGGATTTGGTGTTTTTGATTATTTACGCACTTATAAGAAACGCCTTTTTCATCTTTGGGATCATCTCGAAAGATTAAGCTACTCAGCTGAAAACTTAAGGCTAAAAATTCCTTGTAGCCTAGAGGAAATTGCAAAGATTATCGATTCTTTGATTGCATTAAATCACTTAGAAGAAGCCGGGATTAAAATCCTTGTAACAGGAGGAATTAGTCCCGATCAATTCACTCCTCAAACGGCTTCTTTAATTGTTCTTGTCTTTGCTCTAACCAAGTACCCCAAATGCTTTTATACAAAAGGAATTTCTGCAATTACTACTTCTTTAGCACGCAGCTTTCCGAAACTAAAAACAACCCAATATATTCCAGCAATTGTCACCCTACATACAAACCATCAGGCAAAAGAGGCTATTTATTTAAATCAAGACCGAGAATTATTAGAAGCAACCACTAGTAACTTCTTCTGTTTTAAAAAAAATACATTATACACCTGCAACTCTGATGAAATATTGCTTGGCATTACTCGTGAGATTATTCTTAAACTAGCAGCTTCTAAATTCCCTATTCAATTTTTTCCTATTACTTATGAGGAACTACCTACAGTTGATGAGGCCTTTATAACCTCTAGTAATAAAGAAATTATGCCTATTGTTAAAATCGATCATCATCCGATTGGAACAGGAAAAGTGGGAATAAAAACAAAAGAGCTGATCCAAGCCTTTAAAAAATATACCCAACAACCTGAATGGGCAGCTTTATCTATTCCAAGGCATAATGTAAATAAATAA
- a CDS encoding RNA recognition motif domain-containing protein, whose product MNESNNKKKLYVGSLPFKTSEEELHNLFAPYGTIVSARIVVDRSNNDASKGFGFVEMENAEDAQRAAEALNGSLYEGRTLIVNEARPEQKTNFARRDDRAGSGRSFGNDRSFRTRRDRG is encoded by the coding sequence ATGAACGAATCAAATAACAAAAAAAAGCTGTATGTAGGCAGCCTACCTTTTAAAACATCTGAAGAAGAGTTACATAACCTTTTTGCCCCATATGGCACTATCGTTTCTGCTCGTATTGTAGTAGATAGATCCAATAATGATGCCTCAAAAGGCTTTGGTTTTGTTGAAATGGAAAACGCTGAAGATGCTCAACGCGCTGCAGAAGCATTAAACGGATCCCTATATGAGGGACGCACTCTGATTGTAAATGAAGCACGTCCTGAACAAAAAACCAATTTCGCACGCCGAGATGATCGAGCAGGTAGTGGTCGTTCTTTCGGTAACGATCGTTCTTTCCGTACTCGTCGTGATCGCGGTTAG
- a CDS encoding ABC-F family ATP-binding cassette domain-containing protein yields MTLLLNSQSLSKSFGAKTLFTDLFISIFTKDRLGLIGPNGSGKSTFLKILIGIENPDSGEVISKKGLKIGYVPQSCEFPSIPVEQVLMDALTKENLTDYDKQLLVETWLSKMGFNKKHPATAALLSGGWKKRLSVVQQLILSPDLLLLDEPTNHLDLEGILWLEKLLMKEISSYVLVSHDRYFLQNVVNRLIEINSTYPKGMFAIGGSYANFLEKKEQFLQGQIQQERSLASKARREKNWLRQTPKARTTKAQSRINTATEVFQNLTLVQNRNRQKKTDIRFSTTQRETKKLLVAKNLSKKMGNKTLFEHVDFTLSPKTRIGLMGPNGSGKTTLLRILAKELLPELGTIKEANEIKIVYFDQHKIQIPDHITLKEALSPNGDYISFRGQSIHVNGWCKRFLFSPDLLNMPIGSLSGGEKARISIAHLMLKQADILLLDEPTNDLDIPTLERLEESLIDFPGAIVLITHDRCMLDRVCNCLLSLGDLNQTTLYPDYAQWKAAQKSPVLKTKESKHSPISKPKLSYLEQKEYQQIEKKIEVLEEEIKQFHQLLETITDTNDLAEICTTIGLKENQIEQLYLRWQILEQKE; encoded by the coding sequence ATGACGCTTCTTTTAAATTCTCAGTCTCTTTCTAAATCATTTGGGGCTAAGACTCTGTTCACCGATCTGTTCATTAGCATTTTTACTAAAGATCGCCTAGGGCTAATTGGTCCTAATGGTTCTGGGAAATCCACTTTTTTGAAAATTTTAATAGGGATAGAAAACCCCGATTCTGGAGAAGTTATTTCTAAGAAGGGATTAAAAATTGGTTATGTTCCACAATCCTGTGAGTTTCCCTCAATACCTGTTGAACAAGTTTTAATGGATGCTTTGACGAAAGAAAATCTTACAGATTATGATAAACAACTACTTGTAGAAACCTGGCTTAGCAAAATGGGATTTAACAAAAAACATCCAGCAACAGCAGCTTTGCTCTCAGGAGGCTGGAAAAAAAGACTTAGCGTGGTTCAACAGTTGATTTTATCCCCTGATCTTTTACTCCTTGACGAACCGACAAATCATTTAGATCTTGAAGGGATCCTCTGGCTAGAAAAGCTTCTTATGAAAGAAATTTCTTCTTATGTTTTGGTTAGTCACGACCGATATTTTTTACAAAATGTAGTCAATCGATTAATAGAAATCAATTCTACTTATCCCAAAGGAATGTTTGCCATTGGTGGCTCTTACGCTAATTTCTTAGAAAAAAAAGAGCAATTTTTACAAGGCCAGATCCAACAAGAGCGTTCATTGGCTTCTAAAGCACGTAGAGAAAAAAATTGGTTACGTCAAACTCCTAAGGCACGTACAACCAAAGCACAGTCAAGAATAAATACAGCAACCGAAGTGTTCCAGAATTTAACTCTTGTTCAAAATAGAAACCGTCAAAAAAAAACAGATATTCGTTTTTCTACAACTCAAAGAGAAACAAAGAAACTGCTTGTAGCAAAAAATCTCTCTAAAAAAATGGGAAATAAGACTCTTTTTGAGCACGTAGACTTTACTTTGAGCCCTAAAACTCGTATTGGCTTAATGGGGCCTAATGGTTCTGGGAAAACAACGCTTCTACGCATTCTTGCAAAAGAGCTCCTTCCAGAGCTTGGAACTATTAAAGAAGCCAATGAGATTAAAATCGTATACTTTGATCAACATAAAATACAAATTCCCGATCATATTACTCTCAAAGAAGCTCTCTCTCCTAATGGAGATTATATTTCCTTTCGAGGGCAATCGATCCATGTAAATGGATGGTGTAAACGATTTTTATTCTCACCTGATTTATTAAACATGCCTATTGGCTCTCTTTCCGGTGGGGAAAAAGCACGAATCTCCATTGCCCATCTTATGCTTAAGCAAGCAGATATTCTTTTACTAGATGAGCCAACTAATGATCTAGACATTCCCACCTTAGAAAGGTTAGAAGAAAGCTTAATTGATTTTCCTGGAGCTATTGTCTTAATCACCCATGATCGCTGTATGCTTGATCGGGTTTGTAATTGCTTACTTAGTTTAGGAGATCTTAATCAAACTACCCTGTATCCAGATTATGCTCAATGGAAAGCGGCCCAAAAAAGCCCGGTTCTTAAAACTAAAGAAAGCAAACACTCCCCTATTTCTAAACCAAAACTCTCTTATTTAGAACAAAAAGAATATCAGCAAATTGAAAAAAAAATTGAGGTTTTAGAAGAAGAAATTAAACAGTTTCATCAGTTACTAGAAACAATAACAGATACAAATGATCTTGCAGAGATTTGCACAACAATTGGTTTAAAGGAAAATCAAATTGAACAGCTCTACTTACGCTGGCAAATACTTGAACAGAAAGAATAA
- a CDS encoding YgaP family membrane protein — protein sequence MKKNIGSKDRFIRLGLAFILIACSIWKSSWLLLIFGVFTLLEALFSWCILYQILGKNSCPINRKK from the coding sequence ATGAAAAAAAATATAGGATCTAAAGATCGCTTTATTCGTTTAGGTTTGGCATTTATTCTCATTGCCTGCTCTATTTGGAAAAGCAGTTGGCTTTTGCTAATATTTGGTGTATTTACCCTACTAGAGGCTCTTTTTAGTTGGTGTATTCTGTATCAGATTTTAGGGAAAAATAGCTGCCCTATCAATCGTAAAAAATAA
- a CDS encoding NAD(P)/FAD-dependent oxidoreductase, with translation MLYDLIILGGGAAGIFAAINAKLTHPTANVLLLEKNAVLLTKVRISGGGRCNVTHACFEPKQLIKNYPRGEKELLGPFHVFGPADTIKWFESKGVLFKTEADGRIFPQTDQSETIIQALLQEAHGLAVLIKLTEHIEILENHASYFTLRTKKEIYQTTNLLLATGSSRQGYQWAEQLGHTIQKPVPSLFTFNVPASSLKHLSGVSIHPVRLQILGTKLFQEGPILITHFGFSGPAILKLSAWGSKYLHEQNYQTRLMINWVALSKEETFVKLQEAKTHFPHKTLLQKNLFDLPKNLWKTFLEILGISYKKRLIEISLQQLKNLAQKLTGDRYQVEGKTTHKQEFVTCGGVTLKEVDFKTMQSKICPRLFFAGEILDIDGITGGFNFQNAWTTGYIAGKSSL, from the coding sequence ATGCTCTATGATTTGATCATTCTAGGAGGAGGAGCTGCTGGTATTTTTGCAGCCATTAACGCTAAGCTAACTCATCCAACAGCAAATGTTCTCCTACTTGAAAAAAACGCCGTTTTACTCACAAAGGTGCGCATTTCCGGAGGGGGGAGATGCAATGTAACTCACGCTTGCTTTGAGCCCAAACAACTGATTAAAAATTATCCTAGAGGAGAAAAAGAACTCCTTGGTCCTTTTCATGTTTTTGGACCAGCTGATACGATAAAATGGTTTGAATCTAAAGGAGTACTTTTTAAGACAGAGGCCGATGGACGTATTTTCCCTCAAACAGACCAATCGGAAACAATCATTCAAGCTTTATTACAAGAAGCCCATGGATTAGCGGTGCTCATTAAGCTAACAGAACATATTGAAATACTCGAAAATCATGCATCTTATTTCACCCTACGTACAAAAAAAGAGATCTATCAAACCACAAATCTTTTACTAGCTACAGGCAGTAGCCGTCAAGGTTATCAATGGGCAGAACAGTTAGGCCATACTATTCAAAAACCGGTTCCTTCGCTATTTACTTTTAATGTTCCTGCTTCTTCCTTAAAACATTTAAGTGGAGTCTCTATTCATCCGGTTCGTCTACAGATTCTAGGGACAAAGCTCTTTCAAGAAGGCCCTATTTTAATCACACATTTTGGCTTTAGCGGTCCTGCTATTTTAAAATTATCCGCTTGGGGATCCAAATATTTACATGAACAGAACTATCAAACTCGGTTAATGATTAACTGGGTAGCTCTTTCCAAAGAAGAGACTTTTGTTAAATTACAAGAAGCAAAGACACATTTTCCCCATAAAACACTTTTACAAAAAAACCTATTCGATTTACCTAAAAATCTATGGAAGACCTTTTTAGAAATATTAGGCATTTCTTATAAAAAACGCCTTATAGAAATCTCTTTACAACAATTAAAAAATCTTGCTCAAAAACTCACCGGAGATCGCTATCAAGTTGAAGGGAAAACGACTCATAAGCAAGAATTTGTCACTTGTGGAGGAGTCACTTTAAAAGAAGTAGATTTTAAAACAATGCAAAGTAAAATATGCCCTCGGCTTTTTTTTGCAGGAGAAATTCTTGATATTGATGGGATCACAGGTGGATTTAATTTTCAAAATGCTTGGACAACCGGTTATATTGCAGGAAAATCTTCTCTTTAA
- a CDS encoding helix-turn-helix domain-containing protein, whose protein sequence is MIFNNQTQKETLPKGYHHLTYDQRCQIYILQARGDTSSSIATILKVHHSTILV, encoded by the coding sequence GTGATTTTTAACAATCAAACACAAAAAGAAACCTTGCCTAAAGGCTACCATCACCTAACCTATGACCAAAGATGTCAGATTTATATTTTACAAGCTAGAGGAGATACATCTAGCTCAATAGCAACCATTCTAAAAGTTCATCATAGCACTATACTAGTTTGA
- a CDS encoding helix-turn-helix domain-containing protein — MISIIKDILKARHRHERDKRLCDRIKSILLLDEGWTYPQVAHALLLDEDTIRRYYKTYLEGGKEALLNLNYAGKACRLNQGQLKQLKIYVKEEAPSSAKQVVNFAKDHFGICYTPSAMVSLLHRLNFTYKKPKLIPGKVNEKAKELFSQELQNLEKELAQTDQLLYLDGVHPQHNSKPSYVG; from the coding sequence ATAATATCGATTATTAAAGACATCCTCAAGGCTCGTCATCGCCATGAACGGGATAAAAGGCTATGCGATAGAATCAAATCTATTTTATTGTTAGATGAAGGGTGGACATACCCACAAGTAGCACATGCTTTACTCTTAGATGAGGATACGATAAGGCGTTACTATAAAACTTATTTAGAAGGTGGCAAAGAAGCATTGCTGAATTTGAACTATGCAGGAAAGGCATGCCGGCTCAATCAAGGCCAACTTAAACAACTAAAAATCTATGTAAAAGAAGAAGCTCCCAGTTCAGCTAAACAAGTTGTCAATTTTGCCAAAGACCACTTTGGAATATGTTATACACCATCAGCTATGGTTTCTTTATTGCATCGGTTAAACTTTACCTATAAAAAGCCTAAGCTGATTCCTGGAAAAGTGAATGAGAAAGCTAAAGAGCTTTTTTCACAAGAATTGCAAAATCTAGAAAAAGAACTCGCTCAAACAGATCAACTGCTTTATTTAGATGGGGTTCATCCTCAACACAATTCCAAACCCTCTTATGTCGGATAG
- a CDS encoding IS110 family transposase, protein MMHEESQKPFDQVCIHEYTDKNDARGIAEALRSGMYTRVHCKPQDSVEKSILLVSRRALIKQQTQLKNTVRGLLKSYGIRLGSVGSKRFSSVVVKQIEKQEKSIVLSITSLLNTFDKVVEEVEKLDKEMLKLVSQDKEVQRLMTIPGVGPVTALTYKTEIFDPTRFNDSKSVGAYLGMTPKQYASGEVQRQGRISKCGSSELRSLLVEAGIVMLTRSKKWSKLKAWGLKIMRKKGMKKAALAVGRKLSVIMHKMLIEQKEFIYGEPKAA, encoded by the coding sequence ATGATGCACGAGGAATCGCAGAAGCCCTTCGATCAGGTATGTATACACGAGTACACAGACAAAAATGATGCACGAGGAATCGCAGAAGCCCTTCGATCAGGTATGTATACACGAGTACACTGTAAGCCCCAAGATTCAGTAGAAAAAAGCATTTTGTTAGTTTCCAGAAGAGCGCTAATTAAACAGCAAACGCAGTTAAAAAATACTGTAAGGGGCTTGCTTAAAAGTTACGGAATACGATTGGGATCTGTGGGATCCAAAAGATTTTCGTCTGTGGTTGTAAAACAGATAGAAAAACAGGAAAAAAGTATTGTTCTGAGCATAACCTCTCTATTAAATACCTTTGATAAGGTAGTTGAGGAAGTAGAAAAACTGGATAAAGAAATGCTTAAGCTGGTCAGTCAAGATAAAGAAGTACAACGGCTTATGACAATCCCTGGCGTAGGACCTGTAACAGCATTAACCTATAAAACAGAAATTTTTGATCCCACTCGTTTTAACGATTCTAAATCAGTAGGAGCCTATCTTGGTATGACGCCTAAACAGTATGCCTCCGGAGAGGTGCAAAGACAGGGAAGAATTTCAAAATGTGGATCCAGTGAACTTAGATCTCTATTAGTTGAAGCCGGAATAGTAATGCTGACACGAAGTAAGAAATGGAGCAAGCTAAAAGCTTGGGGATTAAAAATCATGAGAAAAAAAGGAATGAAGAAAGCCGCCTTAGCAGTAGGTAGAAAGTTATCCGTAATTATGCATAAGATGCTGATTGAACAAAAAGAATTTATTTACGGTGAGCCAAAGGCAGCTTAA
- a CDS encoding IS110 family transposase: MKHYIGLDVSMKRTFICVLNEQGKIVHEGSEKTDPDLLADYFSKRDFQEIVVGFESGCLSHYLVTGFRKRAIDPLCMDARKLSTILALKINKTDKNDARGIAEALRSGMYTRVHRQK; the protein is encoded by the coding sequence ATGAAGCATTATATTGGATTAGATGTATCAATGAAAAGAACTTTTATCTGTGTATTAAATGAACAAGGTAAGATTGTCCATGAAGGTTCAGAAAAAACAGATCCTGATTTACTAGCAGATTATTTTTCCAAAAGAGATTTTCAAGAAATCGTTGTTGGCTTTGAAAGTGGATGTTTATCTCATTACCTAGTCACAGGATTTAGAAAAAGAGCTATAGATCCCCTATGTATGGATGCAAGGAAGCTGAGTACGATTCTTGCTTTGAAAATAAATAAGACAGACAAAAATGATGCACGAGGAATCGCAGAAGCCCTTCGATCAGGTATGTATACACGAGTACACAGACAAAAATGA
- a CDS encoding transposase, translating into MVFFSSGRGGGEQVDYGYKGKGVTSHLLVEKSGKPLAITFTSASGDEKKQVIPLLRKVIPFIKKAWNQGKVPILEADKGYDSEQTRIDVLSHEVFPLIARKRNTKGYKIKGICYLEKQRWVVERTISWLKACFRRLTVRWERKAIYWNGLLMFGLLGYWMNFLSRQVSLKQ; encoded by the coding sequence ATGGTTTTTTTTTCCAGCGGACGCGGAGGAGGAGAGCAAGTTGATTATGGCTACAAAGGTAAAGGCGTGACATCGCATTTACTGGTAGAAAAATCAGGAAAGCCTCTTGCAATCACTTTTACATCAGCATCCGGGGATGAGAAAAAACAAGTGATCCCTCTGCTTAGGAAAGTCATTCCCTTCATTAAAAAAGCATGGAATCAGGGAAAAGTACCCATACTTGAAGCAGATAAAGGTTATGACTCAGAGCAAACACGTATCGATGTTCTTTCCCATGAGGTTTTTCCTCTGATAGCTCGGAAAAGAAACACTAAGGGATATAAGATAAAAGGCATTTGCTACCTTGAAAAGCAACGTTGGGTCGTTGAGAGAACGATTTCTTGGTTAAAGGCATGCTTCCGTCGTCTTACAGTGCGCTGGGAAAGAAAGGCAATATATTGGAACGGACTATTAATGTTTGGACTACTGGGATATTGGATGAATTTCTTAAGTCGGCAAGTATCTTTAAAACAGTAA
- a CDS encoding transposase codes for MSKQGLNEEQFKILEPQMEKWVNRNHYGRKLAPWRPVVNTIFWVLRTGAPWKDAPRNKEFSHPSTAHAWLGRMQSAGFLDQFLEELLKLAEQLECIDVQRLSVDGFFFQRTRRRRAS; via the coding sequence ATGAGCAAGCAAGGATTAAATGAAGAACAGTTTAAAATACTCGAACCTCAAATGGAAAAATGGGTAAATCGTAACCATTATGGAAGAAAATTAGCGCCATGGAGACCTGTAGTGAATACTATTTTCTGGGTGCTTCGGACAGGAGCTCCTTGGAAAGATGCACCTAGAAACAAGGAGTTTTCTCATCCCTCAACAGCACACGCATGGCTTGGAAGAATGCAATCTGCTGGATTTTTAGATCAATTTTTAGAAGAGCTGCTTAAGCTTGCCGAACAACTGGAGTGTATTGATGTCCAGAGACTCTCTGTAGATGGTTTTTTTTTCCAGCGGACGCGGAGGAGGAGAGCAAGTTGA
- a CDS encoding IS30 family transposase encodes MIFNNQTQGETLPKGYHHLTYDQRCQIYILKARGDTSSSIANILKVHHSTISRELKRNKGQRGYRHQQAQEKAFLRKNSQPNKKMTPQIVTRIEEKIKLQWSPIQISGWLKRHGKEHVSHETIYNHIWKDKRQGGQLYRELRHRGKKYNKQRKGASGRGNMPGRIDIKQRPCIVEKKTRLGDWELDTVIGAGHKGVIVSMVERTSKLTKLAKVSHKTAEEVSQALIEQLKPIKDFVHTLTADNGKEFAYHQMVSFELETDFYFATPYHSWERGLNEHTNGLVRQYFPKTQSFLDTTSKDIERVETLLNNRPRKALNFETPLEVFTRLSTNMLCSGAQ; translated from the coding sequence GTGATTTTTAACAATCAAACACAAGGAGAGACCTTGCCTAAAGGCTACCATCACCTAACCTATGACCAAAGATGTCAGATTTATATTTTAAAAGCTAGAGGAGATACATCTAGCTCAATAGCAAACATTCTAAAAGTTCATCATAGCACTATTAGTAGGGAACTTAAGAGAAATAAAGGGCAACGAGGATACCGTCATCAGCAAGCTCAAGAAAAAGCATTTCTTAGAAAAAATTCTCAGCCCAATAAAAAAATGACTCCTCAAATAGTTACCCGTATTGAAGAAAAAATCAAGTTGCAATGGAGCCCTATACAAATATCCGGATGGCTTAAAAGACATGGTAAAGAACATGTTAGTCATGAGACCATCTATAATCATATCTGGAAAGATAAACGACAGGGAGGACAGCTTTATAGAGAGCTCCGTCATCGAGGGAAAAAATATAACAAGCAGAGAAAGGGAGCTTCTGGAAGAGGGAACATGCCTGGTCGTATAGATATTAAGCAACGGCCTTGTATTGTAGAAAAAAAGACTCGTTTAGGAGACTGGGAACTAGATACAGTCATAGGGGCAGGACATAAAGGCGTAATTGTATCAATGGTAGAAAGAACTTCCAAGCTAACTAAGCTCGCCAAAGTTTCTCATAAAACTGCAGAGGAAGTAAGTCAAGCGTTAATTGAACAACTTAAACCTATCAAAGATTTTGTACACACATTAACAGCAGACAACGGAAAAGAATTTGCCTATCACCAAATGGTTAGTTTCGAGCTAGAGACAGACTTCTACTTTGCAACGCCCTACCATTCTTGGGAAAGAGGCTTAAATGAGCATACAAACGGACTAGTTAGGCAATATTTTCCTAAAACACAAAGCTTTTTAGATACGACTTCCAAGGATATAGAAAGGGTGGAAACTTTACTAAATAACAGACCTAGAAAGGCTCTCAACTTCGAAACTCCACTAGAAGTGTTTACGAGATTATCTACAAACATGCTATGCTCGGGTGCACAATAG
- a CDS encoding IS30 family transposase, with protein sequence MIFNNQTQGETLPKGYHHLTYDQRCQIYILKARGDTSSSIANILKVHHSTISRELKRNKGQRGYRHQQAQEKAFLRKNSQPNKKMTPQIVTRIEEKIKLQWSPIQISGWLKRHGKEHVSHETIYNHIWKDKRQGGQLYRELRHRGKKYNKQRKGASGRGNMPGRIDIKQRPCIVEKKTRLGDWELDTVIGAGHKGVIVSMVERTSKLTKLAKVSHKTAEEVSQALIEQLKPIKDFVHTLTADNGKEFAYHQMVSFELETDFYFATPYHSWERGLNEHTNGLVRQYFPKTQSFLDTTSKDIERVETLSLFKFEVHRRIKKRIGRR encoded by the coding sequence GTGATTTTTAACAATCAAACACAAGGAGAGACCTTGCCTAAAGGCTACCATCACCTAACCTATGACCAAAGATGTCAGATTTATATTTTAAAAGCTAGAGGAGATACATCTAGCTCAATAGCAAACATTCTAAAAGTTCATCATAGCACTATTAGTAGGGAACTTAAGAGAAATAAAGGGCAACGAGGATACCGTCATCAGCAAGCTCAAGAAAAAGCATTTCTTAGAAAAAATTCTCAGCCCAATAAAAAAATGACTCCTCAAATAGTTACCCGTATTGAAGAAAAAATCAAGTTGCAATGGAGCCCTATACAAATATCCGGATGGCTTAAAAGACATGGTAAAGAACATGTTAGTCATGAGACCATCTATAATCATATCTGGAAAGATAAACGACAGGGAGGACAGCTTTATAGAGAGCTCCGTCATCGAGGGAAAAAATATAACAAGCAGAGAAAGGGAGCTTCTGGAAGAGGGAACATGCCTGGTCGTATAGATATTAAGCAACGGCCTTGTATTGTAGAAAAAAAGACTCGTTTAGGAGACTGGGAACTAGATACAGTCATAGGGGCAGGACATAAAGGCGTAATTGTATCAATGGTAGAAAGAACTTCCAAGCTAACTAAGCTCGCCAAAGTTTCTCATAAAACTGCAGAGGAAGTAAGTCAAGCGTTAATTGAACAACTTAAACCTATCAAAGATTTTGTACACACATTAACAGCAGACAACGGAAAAGAATTTGCCTATCACCAAATGGTTAGTTTCGAGCTAGAGACAGACTTCTACTTTGCAACGCCCTACCATTCTTGGGAAAGAGGCTTAAATGAGCATACAAACGGACTAGTTAGGCAATATTTTCCTAAAACACAAAGCTTTTTAGATACGACTTCCAAGGATATAGAAAGGGTGGAAACTTTAAGTCTTTTCAAGTTTGAAGTGCACAGAAGAATTAAAAAAAGAATAGGCAGGCGATGA
- a CDS encoding helix-turn-helix domain-containing protein — protein sequence MKKLTLSQRADLEHKLKHPKDYSERNRLCVILGYDEGISTKNLAKALRISPITVQKYLREYTETH from the coding sequence ATGAAAAAACTGACCCTTAGCCAGAGAGCTGACTTAGAACACAAGTTAAAGCATCCAAAAGACTATTCTGAACGGAATAGGCTTTGTGTAATTTTGGGCTATGATGAGGGTATCTCAACAAAAAATCTTGCTAAAGCACTTCGGATAAGCCCTATCACTGTTCAGAAATACCTCAGAGAATATACTGAAACGCATTAG
- a CDS encoding IS30 family transposase, whose product MCSKSALWLRVSFFILNSLTQNKIFFYTIESEPLYNHIWKDKRQGGQLYRELRHRGKKYNKQRKGTSGRGNIPGRIDIKQRPCIVEKKTRLGDWELDTVIGARHKGVIVSMVERTSKLN is encoded by the coding sequence TTGTGTTCTAAGTCAGCTCTCTGGCTAAGGGTCAGTTTTTTCATACTCAATAGCTTAACACAAAACAAAATATTTTTCTATACGATTGAATCGGAACCACTATATAATCATATCTGGAAAGATAAACGACAGGGAGGACAGCTTTATAGAGAGCTCCGTCATCGAGGGAAAAAATATAACAAGCAGAGAAAGGGAACTTCTGGAAGAGGGAACATCCCTGGTCGTATAGATATTAAGCAACGGCCTTGTATTGTAGAAAAAAAGACTCGTTTAGGAGACTGGGAACTAGATACAGTCATAGGGGCAAGACATAAAGGCGTAATTGTATCAATGGTAGAAAGAACTTCCAAGCTAAATTAA
- a CDS encoding penicillin-binding transpeptidase domain-containing protein — MTPCSTFKIALSLMGYDAGVLQDEKTPTWLFQESYDHFLESWKTPQSWMKTSCVWFSRILATQLGWENMQKYLSLLEYGNSNLWANSKKVP; from the coding sequence ATTACTCCTTGCTCTACATTTAAGATTGCTTTAAGCTTAATGGGATATGATGCAGGGGTTTTACAAGACGAAAAGACTCCAACTTGGTTGTTTCAAGAAAGTTATGATCATTTCTTAGAATCATGGAAAACTCCACAATCTTGGATGAAAACCTCTTGCGTTTGGTTTTCCCGCATTTTAGCAACACAATTGGGATGGGAGAATATGCAAAAATATCTGAGCTTATTAGAATACGGCAATTCAAATCTATGGGCTAATTCCAAAAAAGTGCCCTAG